A stretch of Halostagnicola kamekurae DNA encodes these proteins:
- a CDS encoding branched-chain amino acid transaminase, translating to MGFDEMDVDTIWMDGEFVDWDDAQIHVLTHGLHYGSGVFEGARCYDTEQGPAIFRWDEHLERLYQSCKPYEMEIDHSRAELTEATVELIQRQDLASCYIRPIAFYGYNSLGVSPGDCPTRTAIAVWPWGAYLGEDALENGIEVMVSSWRKHASSQIPTNAKTTGLYVNSMLAGEEARRNGYAEAIVLNKEGDVAEGPGENLFMVRDGEIYTPGLSESILDGITRDTVITLAEDLGYTVHDTVSISRGELNTADELFFTGSAAEVTPIRKVDNVVIGDGSRGPVTEELQSKFFEVVERRTDEYDEWFDYV from the coding sequence ATGGGATTCGACGAGATGGACGTCGACACGATCTGGATGGACGGCGAGTTTGTCGACTGGGACGACGCACAGATTCACGTGTTGACCCACGGACTTCACTACGGCAGCGGCGTGTTCGAGGGGGCACGCTGTTATGACACCGAGCAGGGGCCGGCGATCTTCCGCTGGGACGAGCACTTGGAACGACTGTATCAGTCGTGCAAGCCCTACGAGATGGAGATCGACCACTCTCGAGCGGAACTGACCGAGGCGACCGTCGAACTCATCCAGCGACAGGATCTCGCGTCGTGTTACATCCGCCCGATCGCGTTCTACGGCTACAACTCGCTGGGTGTCAGCCCCGGTGACTGCCCGACCAGAACCGCCATCGCCGTCTGGCCGTGGGGGGCCTACCTCGGCGAGGACGCCCTCGAGAACGGCATCGAGGTGATGGTCTCCTCGTGGCGAAAACACGCCTCGAGCCAGATTCCGACGAACGCGAAGACGACGGGGCTGTACGTCAACAGCATGCTCGCGGGCGAGGAGGCGCGCCGAAACGGCTACGCGGAAGCGATCGTCCTCAACAAAGAAGGCGACGTGGCGGAGGGGCCCGGCGAAAACCTGTTTATGGTCCGTGACGGCGAGATCTACACGCCGGGGCTGTCCGAATCGATCCTCGACGGCATCACGCGCGATACAGTCATCACGCTCGCCGAAGACCTCGGCTACACCGTCCACGACACCGTCTCGATCTCACGCGGCGAACTCAACACGGCCGACGAACTGTTCTTTACCGGCTCCGCCGCGGAAGTGACTCCAATCAGAAAAGTCGACAACGTCGTCATCGGCGACGGCTCTCGCGGTCCGGTGACCGAAGAGCTCCAGTCGAAGTTCTTCGAAGTCGTCGAACGCCGAACCGACGAGTACGACGAGTGGTTCGATTACGTCTAG
- a CDS encoding CDP-2,3-bis-(O-geranylgeranyl)-sn-glycerol synthase — MTLLETVAVAFWVMLPAYVPNNAAVLAGGGRPIDGGRMWGDKRVLGDGKSWRGTAVGVLAGLVLAGILTVAEPSVSDAVGFDLPEFTPLAALGLAGGAMLGDILASFAKRRTGRQRGAMFPGVDQLDFVVVSLPLTALLAMEWFFEWFTWDVVLVIVVLTPLLHVATNMIAYKLGLKNEPW; from the coding sequence ATGACACTACTCGAGACGGTCGCGGTCGCGTTCTGGGTGATGTTGCCGGCGTACGTTCCCAACAACGCGGCCGTGTTGGCGGGCGGCGGACGGCCCATCGACGGCGGTCGGATGTGGGGCGACAAACGCGTTCTCGGGGACGGAAAATCCTGGCGCGGGACCGCTGTTGGCGTTCTCGCGGGGCTCGTACTCGCGGGGATTCTCACTGTCGCCGAACCGTCGGTCAGCGACGCGGTCGGATTCGACCTCCCGGAGTTCACTCCACTGGCCGCGCTCGGACTCGCCGGCGGCGCGATGCTCGGTGACATCCTCGCGTCGTTCGCGAAACGGCGGACGGGTCGCCAGCGCGGGGCCATGTTCCCCGGCGTCGACCAGCTCGATTTCGTCGTCGTGTCGCTGCCGCTGACGGCGTTGCTGGCGATGGAGTGGTTCTTCGAGTGGTTCACGTGGGACGTCGTCCTCGTTATCGTCGTCCTCACGCCGCTTTTGCACGTGGCGACCAACATGATCGCGTACAAACTCGGATTGAAGAACGAGCCTTGGTGA
- the twy1 gene encoding 4-demethylwyosine synthase TYW1, which translates to MSDSDETLQVSDPDYHSENHTAAQTCGWTANALRGEGKCYKNIYYGIESHRCIQMTPVVRCNERCVFCWRDHAGHAYELDGVEWDDPEAVVDASISLQKKLLSGFGGNEKVPDEVFEQAMEPRHVAISLDGEPSLYPYLPELIEAFHDREITTFLVSNGTRPEVIRECDPTQLYISVDAPERHTFDQVVQAMEDDAWEKLLETMDVLAGKDETRTVLRTTLIDGENMHSPDLYAAYYQRADPDFIELKAYMHVGHSRGRLDRDSMPDHEEIVAFAEDVKEHMPEFTECKGVPASNVALLSKTKDTWVPKLKKDSEFWADDPLASD; encoded by the coding sequence ATGAGCGATTCAGACGAGACACTGCAGGTCTCCGACCCCGACTACCACAGCGAGAACCACACGGCCGCCCAGACGTGTGGCTGGACCGCGAACGCCCTGCGCGGGGAGGGCAAGTGCTACAAGAACATCTACTACGGAATCGAGTCCCACCGCTGTATCCAGATGACGCCCGTCGTGCGCTGTAACGAACGCTGCGTCTTTTGCTGGCGCGACCACGCGGGCCACGCCTACGAACTCGACGGCGTCGAGTGGGACGATCCCGAGGCGGTCGTCGACGCCTCGATCTCCCTCCAGAAGAAGCTCCTCTCGGGCTTCGGCGGGAACGAGAAGGTCCCCGACGAGGTGTTCGAGCAGGCGATGGAGCCGCGCCACGTCGCCATCTCCCTCGACGGCGAGCCGTCGTTGTACCCCTATCTCCCTGAGCTCATCGAGGCGTTCCACGACCGGGAGATTACCACGTTCCTCGTCTCGAACGGCACTCGCCCCGAGGTCATCCGCGAGTGCGATCCCACCCAGCTGTACATCAGCGTCGACGCGCCCGAACGCCACACCTTCGATCAGGTCGTTCAGGCGATGGAAGACGACGCCTGGGAGAAACTGCTCGAGACGATGGACGTCCTCGCCGGCAAAGACGAGACGCGGACGGTCCTGCGGACGACGCTGATCGACGGCGAGAACATGCACAGTCCGGACCTCTACGCGGCGTACTACCAGCGGGCCGATCCGGACTTCATCGAGCTCAAAGCCTACATGCACGTGGGACACTCTCGAGGCCGACTCGATCGAGACTCGATGCCCGACCACGAGGAGATCGTGGCGTTCGCCGAGGACGTCAAAGAGCACATGCCGGAGTTCACCGAGTGTAAGGGCGTCCCCGCCTCGAACGTCGCCCTGCTCTCGAAGACCAAAGACACCTGGGTGCCGAAGCTGAAGAAAGACAGCGAGTTCTGGGCGGACGACCCGCTAGCGAGCGACTGA
- a CDS encoding DUF120 domain-containing protein yields MSSATESAVGHDELAVLKLLALEGGLFGDVKISCSALADRLDASNQTASRRLQRLESADLVERETVSDGQWVVVTDEGERMLRAEYEDYRRIFETGAEVELEGTITSGMGEGRHYISLPGYQRQFEERLGYDPFPGTLNVDLREDSVRRRSAMSSLEPVPIDGWEDDDRTYGPAVCYPATVETADGETYETAHTIAPERTHHDDDQLEVIAPDKLREELDLEDDDHVTVSVGDR; encoded by the coding sequence ATGTCATCGGCAACCGAATCCGCGGTCGGGCACGACGAACTCGCGGTTCTCAAACTTCTCGCGCTCGAGGGCGGACTCTTCGGCGACGTGAAGATCTCCTGTTCTGCGCTCGCCGATCGGCTCGACGCCTCGAACCAGACGGCCTCGCGTCGGCTCCAGCGACTCGAGAGCGCGGACCTGGTCGAGCGCGAAACCGTAAGCGACGGCCAGTGGGTCGTCGTCACCGATGAGGGCGAACGCATGCTCCGGGCCGAATACGAGGATTACCGTCGCATCTTCGAGACGGGCGCGGAGGTCGAACTCGAGGGGACGATCACCAGCGGAATGGGCGAGGGGCGCCACTACATCTCGCTGCCCGGCTACCAGCGACAGTTCGAGGAGCGACTGGGCTACGACCCGTTCCCCGGAACGCTCAACGTCGACCTCCGCGAGGACAGCGTTCGACGCCGCAGCGCGATGTCGTCGCTCGAGCCCGTTCCGATCGACGGCTGGGAGGACGACGACCGGACCTACGGCCCGGCGGTCTGCTATCCGGCGACCGTCGAGACGGCCGACGGCGAGACCTACGAAACCGCACACACGATCGCGCCCGAGCGAACGCACCACGACGACGACCAGCTCGAGGTCATCGCCCCCGACAAACTCCGGGAGGAACTCGACCTCGAGGACGACGATCACGTGACGGTCTCCGTGGGTGATCGGTGA
- the ribB gene encoding 3,4-dihydroxy-2-butanone-4-phosphate synthase, with the protein MRTETGPGTEPQSTLSESEFRRSLESFRSGEPLLVHDAADREGETDLIYHADAVTPDAVARLRNDAGGLVCVALSHDVAEAFDLPFFTDEVDHPAAADHELGYDERSSFSFTVNHRDTYTGITDSDRSTTIRALGEAAAEPSATDFAAEFRVPGHVHLLRAAPDLLAQREGHTELGLALADAADLTPAVVVCEMLDDETGEALTPADARAYADRYDFAYLEGRDVLERLG; encoded by the coding sequence ATGCGGACGGAGACCGGACCCGGAACGGAGCCGCAGTCGACGCTCTCCGAGAGCGAGTTCCGGCGGTCCCTCGAGTCGTTCCGCTCGGGCGAGCCGCTTCTCGTTCACGACGCCGCGGATCGCGAGGGCGAGACGGATCTCATCTATCACGCGGACGCCGTCACCCCCGACGCCGTCGCTCGCCTGCGCAACGACGCGGGCGGGCTCGTCTGCGTCGCGCTCTCACACGATGTCGCCGAGGCGTTCGACCTGCCGTTTTTCACCGACGAGGTCGACCACCCCGCGGCGGCCGACCACGAACTGGGCTACGACGAACGCTCCTCGTTTTCCTTTACCGTCAACCATCGGGACACGTACACGGGAATCACAGACAGCGACCGCTCGACGACGATCCGCGCCCTCGGGGAGGCCGCCGCCGAGCCGTCGGCGACCGACTTCGCGGCGGAATTTCGCGTCCCCGGACACGTCCACCTCCTCAGAGCCGCCCCGGACCTGCTCGCCCAGCGGGAGGGCCACACCGAACTGGGGCTGGCGCTCGCGGACGCCGCCGATCTCACTCCCGCGGTCGTCGTCTGCGAGATGCTCGACGACGAAACGGGCGAGGCGCTTACCCCCGCGGACGCCCGCGCATACGCCGATCGCTACGACTTCGCCTACCTCGAGGGACGCGACGTGCTCGAGCGTCTCGGCTGA